A single window of Nocardia higoensis DNA harbors:
- a CDS encoding nuclear transport factor 2 family protein, translating into MPLEPTAADLLAAVQASPRAVAAHDKTAWVGLFAAHATVNDPVGSAPHLGPTAIGRFYDTFIAPNAITFHVDRDLVAGRTVVRDLSIEITMSTGATVLVPMHLRYDLADTDEGLRITRLAAHWELAPMVLRLLRAGLPGLGAVTVLGPRLVRNQGLSGALGMTRALTGVGRAGKSVVARLLAAAADTDLAGVRELLSNRAEISLPAGHRISVEEFTNRARNIRWDKMLAAGRWVTASIAIGSAHGVAMVEFAPGSLHIVRLEIFLDQ; encoded by the coding sequence ATGCCGCTGGAGCCGACCGCTGCGGACCTGCTGGCGGCTGTGCAGGCCTCCCCGCGTGCCGTCGCCGCCCACGACAAGACCGCGTGGGTGGGTTTGTTCGCCGCGCACGCCACCGTCAACGACCCGGTCGGCTCCGCCCCGCACCTCGGCCCGACCGCCATCGGCCGCTTCTACGACACCTTCATCGCGCCGAACGCCATCACCTTCCACGTCGACCGCGACCTGGTCGCCGGCCGCACCGTGGTCCGCGACCTGTCCATCGAGATCACCATGTCCACCGGTGCCACCGTCCTGGTCCCGATGCACCTGCGCTACGACCTCGCCGACACCGACGAGGGCCTGCGGATCACCCGACTGGCCGCGCACTGGGAACTGGCCCCCATGGTCCTGCGCCTGCTGCGCGCTGGACTGCCCGGGCTCGGCGCGGTCACCGTCCTCGGCCCCCGCCTCGTCCGCAATCAGGGCCTGAGCGGCGCACTCGGCATGACCAGGGCCCTCACCGGCGTCGGCCGCGCGGGCAAATCCGTCGTCGCCCGCCTGCTCGCGGCAGCCGCCGACACCGATCTCGCCGGCGTGCGCGAACTGCTCAGCAACCGGGCCGAGATATCCCTGCCCGCGGGCCACCGCATCTCGGTCGAGGAGTTCACCAACCGCGCTCGCAACATCCGCTGGGACAAGATGCTCGCCGCGGGCCGCTGGGTCACCGCCTCGATCGCGATCGGCTCCGCCCACGGCGTCGCCATGGTCGAATTCGCCCCGGGTTCACTGCATATCGTCCGCCTGGAGATCTTCCTCGATCAGTGA